The genomic stretch GAGATTTTGACAAACTTTCTCAAAACTAAATAAAACTACTATTTTTAAAGAGAACGGAGACTTGCTTTCAATATGAATGTTAAAAAAGCTGCAGCTGTTTTTTCAATCACTATTCCAATTATCTCAGCCATCTTAATTATTAATTTTTTTACAGGATTTATGTCAATTCCATGGCAAGGAATGCCGGTGTTTTTTCCATTATTACTTTCTCCTATAGGAATCATTTTAGCGTTCGTTTCAATAAAGACAAATAAACGGTGTGCTGTATATGGGATTGTCTTAAATGCAATTATGTTTCCATTTCCTTTTTTCTGGTTTATCGGAGGGGCTTTGTTATTTGGAGTTTAAAATCCATTAGGCATTACGCTTATACATTGGTATTTTCGAGCTTGTCAAAAGAAGGAATAAAAAAACTTCAGAATTGCTTGGCTTTACTTTATGTTGAAAGGGGTCGAGTAAGGTGGATAGGAAAAAGGATGAAATACAAAGAAAATATAGGGAACAAATGAGGGAGAAGAAAGAACGAGAAAAAGAAGATGGCAGTTCACATACTTTTGAAATTGTTGTTGTGCTAGCCATTATCATTTTGATGTTTTTCTTTAATTCAGTTTTCAAGGCTTTTTAGATATTGTACAGATGACTTTCAGGATGTTTGAAAAAATAACCCTTTGAGATATATACCGCATGAAAGTATTGAAGGACTTATGAAAATTCAAGAGCCAGTTGAATCTTAATAATTAATCACCAAATAATGGGGATGTAAAATGAAGTTGTATAATGAATTTATCAATATAGCTAAAACGTTTAATAAAGAGTTAGACATAATTCCATTATTATATGGATCTTTAGGTCTTGAAAAGGTAACTGGGTTAGACTTTTCCCCAGAAGATATTGATCTCCTTATTCCTTTAATTTTTTTAGAGGAAAAGTGGGAAAAACTAAAAAAAGTGATGGAACTGCATGGATACAAAATGGTTGATTTACATGAGCATGAATTTAAGAAAACTAATACAAAAATAGGCATTTCTTACATTGAGGATTTAAAACCATTTGCAGATGTAGACTATAATAACCTAGAGATTTTTGAAGATGGCGGAGCGAAATATCATTTGCTAACGATTGATGATTACCTCAAGATTTATAAAAAGTCTTTATTAGATGGTTATAGAAGAAGGAAGAAGAATCATAAAGACCAAAGTAAAATTAACATATTGAATAAATTAATACGGAATTAATTTCTGTATTCCCTTTTGTTTCCAGTCTCAATTAAAATTTTTAAGATTAAAATAAGTTTGAAGGAAAAATCATAGTGTTTAACACAGCCATTAATCCTCAGACAGTCAAATAGCCATTTCTACTCCGGTTGAAAGCTTCTCTATTTTTGCTTCTTATTTATCTTTCCTGTATTGATATATGTATGTAGGGTTGGACTTATAACATAAACTATTCTGGCCATTCCGTTCTTTCAATTCATGACCGGGCTTGCCATCAGCATAAATCTAGGCTAACAGTCTCCATACATCCTGTGATCACCTTTATCAAACTCTTAAATGCAACTTACCACTAACCAATTCTTTATTTCGCATAGATCATCTTTGTCATGTGTTTACACAAGAATCTGTTTTGGACTGAGACACTGAATATAACAAAACAGTCAAAAATCAATATTTAATTCATTCTGTTTAAACTTTCTGAAAAAGATGTTGAAAAAGTCGAAAGGATTTTATAATATTAAGTCAAGTTAGTTTGTTTGATCAACAAACTAATGAAATGAACTTTCATTATCCACAAGATAAGATCTTACTAATATGGATGGAAGGGGGATAAGAGGGTCGATTTAATGGAGCTAAACAATATAAGAAACGAAAGAATGAGGCTTTTATCCTTTTCCAGGTATATAAGGTATGACGAAAAAAGATGAATTTTTTGCTTGCTGATCACCATATTTTTTTGCACTGTTTTGAAAGCGCTTTTATAAAAGTTTACTGACCGTAAATTCGAGAAATTGTTATACCGTTTCACACTGTTCCATATTAAAGGATCGAAAAGGGGAGAAATCATGCTCAGTGAAAATGTAAAGAAGATTAGCATGGTTGAAAAAGTTGGATATGCGTCTGGAGATTTTGCTTGTAATTTAATTTATGCAACAGTGTCTACGTATCTTTTGTTCTTCTATACAGATGTTTTTGGTTTATCGGCAGCAGCAGCCGGTACTATGTTTTTAGTGGTTAGAATAATCGACGCTCTCGCTGATCCTTTTATCGGAACAATAGTTGACAGAACGAACAGCAGATTTGGACGCTTTAGACCGTATCTTTTATTCGGAGCTTTTCCATTTGTCATACTGGCAATACTCTGTTTTACAACACCAGACTTTTCGGATATGGGGAAATTAATATATGCCTATATAACCTATGTTGGCTTGTCGCTTACATACACAACGATAAACGTTCCATATGGCGCGTTAACTTCTGCAATGACTAGAAATAATCAAGAAGTTGTTAGTATAACTTCTGTTCGCATGTTATTTGCGAATCTTGGGGGACTTGTCGTTGCATTTTTTGTTCCCTTACTGGCTGCTTATTTAAGCGATACTTCCGGCAACGAGTCTCTTGGCTGGCAACTAACCATGGGTATTTTGGGAATGATAGGCGGGTGCCTTTTAATCTTTTGTTTTAAAAGCACAAAAGAGCGGGTCACTCTTCAAAAATCCGAAGAGAAAATTAAATTTACGGATATATTTGAGCAGTTTCGTGTTAATCGTCCACTTGTTGTATTAAGTATTTTCTTTATTATTATTTTTGGAGTGAATTCCATCAGTAATTCGGTTGGCATTTACTACGTAACGTATAACTTAGAAAGAGAGGATTTGGTGAAGTGGTACGGTTTGATAGGAAGTTTACCCGCTTTGGTCATTTTACCGTTTATTCCAAGGCTTCATCAATTTTTGGGGAAAAAGAAATTACTAAACTATGCATTATTACTGAATATTATAGGCCTCTTAGCTTTACTGTTTGTTCCGCCAAGTAATGTTTACCTCATACTTGTCTGTCGATTAATCGCTGCTGCTGGAAGTCTCACTGCCGGGGGATATATGTGGGCGCTTATTCCTGAAACAATTGAATATGGAGAGTACAGGACTGGGAAAAGAATGGGTGGGCTCATTTACGCTATAATCGGATTTTTCTTTAAGTTTGGTATGGCCTTAGGAGGAGTTGTTCCGGGTCTGGTTCTTGATAAGTTTGGATATGTAGCAAATCAGGCACAAACCCCGGCGGCCTTAATGGGGATTTTAATTACAACAACCATTATTCCCGTGTTCTTGCTTGTTCTAGCTTTAATTGATATTAATTTCTATAACTTAGATGAGAAAAAATATAAAAACATGGTTCGAGAATTAGAGAATAGAGACAAAGTTTATTTGGATCATATTGATGATTTCAAGGCTTAAAAAAGAAAATAAACTGAGGAGGAGTCCCAAATGAAGATTACCAATCCCGTACTTAAAGGATTCAATCCCGATCCAAGTATTTGTAGAGCAGGAGAGGATTATTATATCGCTGTATCTACATTTGAGTGGTTTCCGGGAGTCCAGATACACCACTCAAAAGATTTAGTAAATTGGCACTTAGTTGCACATCCATTACAGAGAGTTTCACAATTAGACATGAAAGGAAACCCAAATTCAGGTGGAGTTTGGGCACCATGTTTAAGCTATAGTGATGGGAAGTTTTGGCTGATCTATACGGATGTTAAGGTAGTAGATGGCGCATGGAAAGATTGTCACAATTATTTAGTTACTTGTGAAACGATTAATGGTGATTGGAGTGAGCCGATTAAATTAAATAGCTCGGGGTTTGATGCTTCTTTGTTCCATGATACGGATGGAAAAAAGTATTTATTAAATATGTTATGGGATCACCGTATTGATCGGCACTCATTTGGAGGAATTGTTATACAGGAATATTCTGATAAAGAGCAAAAATTAATCGGTAAACCAAAAGTTATATTTGAAGGAACTGATAGAAAACTGACAGAAGCTCCGCATCTTTATCATATCGGGAACTATTATTATTTATTAACTGCAGAAGGAGGAACACGGTACGAACATGCTGCTACAATTGCTCGTTCTGCAAATATTGAGGGGCCATATGAAGTTCATCCCGATAATCCAATTTTAACGTCATGGCATGACCCAGGAAATCCATTGCAAAAATGTGGTCATGCATCCATTGTTCAAACACATACAGATGAGTGGTATTTAGCTCATTTAACGGGACGTCCTATTCATCCTGACGATGATTCAATTTTTCAGCAGAGAGGATACTGTCCTTTGGGCAGAGAAACAGCTATTCAAAAACTTTACTGGAAAGATGAATGGCCCTATGTAGTAGGTGGAAAAGAAGGAAGCTTGGAGGTAGATGCACCTTCTATACCCGAAACAATATTTGAAGCAACGTACCCGGAAGTTGATGAATTTGAGGATTCAACATTAAATATAAATTTTCAAACTTTAAGGATTCCATTCACGAATGAATTAGGTTCATTGACTCAAGCGCCAAATCATTTACGATTATTCGGTCATGAATCATTGACCTCGACATTTACTCAGGCATTTGTAGCCAGACGCTGGCAAAGTCTCCATTTTGAAGCCGAAACTGCTGTTGAGTTTTATCCGGAAAATTTTCAACAAGCCGCTGGGTTGGTGAATTACTACAATACAGAGAACTGGACGGCTCTTCAAGTCACGCATGATGAAGAACTTGGGCGCATTCTTGAATTAACAATATGTGACAACTTTTCTTTTTCACAGCCATTAAATAATAAAATTGTTATTCCTCGTGAAGTAAAGTATGTATATTTAAGAGTAAATATTGAAAAGGACAAATATTATTATTTCTATTCTTTTAACAAAGAAGATTGGCACAAAATTGACATTGCACTGGAATCGAAAAAATTATCAGATGATTATATCCGTGGGGGAGGATTCTTCACAGGGGCCTTTGTAGGGATGCAATGCCAAGATACCAGTGGTAATCATATTCCGGCCGACTTTAGATATTTTCGTTATAAAGAAAAATAATTTGCACATGAAAAAGGAGATTTCTATTTTAGAACTCCTTTTTCATATGAGAAGGTGCCATGTCACTATTGCTTCAGAAATACTCCTAGAATAAAAAAACTCATCTTTAAAGATGAGCTGTCCATTCCATAAAAAATTACATTGTAATCATGTCCAGAAAATGATCAATCACAATGGAGGACATTCCTAATGCCGGTGCATTCTGTCCTAAGGAAGATGGCAATAATTCATAGCTATTGCCTAATTGGGAATAAACCCTTGATGATACTTCACTTCTCATTGAATTTAAAACCATAGGATGCGATTCAATTATGCTATTTCTTAAAATTACGGCTTGTGGGTTGAAAGTATTTAGAATATTGGTAAGGCCTATTCCTAAATAGAATCCAAAATTTTGTAATGCATTTAAGGTTCCGATATCATTCAGATGGGCGAGGTTTATGATATCTTGATAGGACAGTTTTTTCTCTTTGGTCTGAAGAGATTTTAATAAAGCCTTCTCTGAAGCATACAATTCCCAGCATCCTCGGTTTCCGCAACTGCATTTAGGACCATTAAAGTCTATTGTCATATGTCCCATTTCTCCAGAGAAGCCGCTTACTCCTCTATATAAATGATTGTTGATAATAACACCGATCCCTATTCCTGTGCTGATACTTACGTAAATAATGTTATCGTGATTTTTTGCAGCTCCAAATACTTTTTCTCCATATGCGCCAGCATTTGCCTCATTTTCAATAAAAACAGGCACATTGTACTTCTCTTGTATCGAAGATTTTAAGTCAATATCTCTCCAGTTGGAGTTCGGAGTGAAAACAATTTTTTGATCTTTATCAATGAGTCCAGGCACGCAAATACCTATACCAATAAGCCCGTACGGAGATTGGGGCATTTGCGTAATAAAGTGATGAATCATATCAATCAAAATGTCTTTCGTTATTTCTGGAGAATTGGATTCCAAATGGCGGTATTGATCAAGAACGATTGTTCCTTCAAGGTCTGTTAAAATGCCATTAATATAATCCACACCAACATCTATTCCAACGGAGTATCCTGCCTTTTTATTAAAAACAAGCATGACAGGTCTTCTTCCGCCACTTGATTGTCCTTGACCTATTTCAAATACCATACTTTCTTTCATTAACGTGTTTACCTGTGATGAGACAGTTGATTTATTTAATCCAGTCATTTCAGATAATTTTGCTCTTGAAATAGGTGAATTTTTAAGGATTTCTTTTAATAATAACTTTTGATTTACTTTTTTGACAAAGGTTTGATCAGCGATATCCACTTCATCCACTCCATTTGTTTAATCTTTAAATTAAGTATCAACATAGTACATAGCGAATCTTCCCTTTATTATATCTAATGTGTTCATAAAAAACTAAAAAAAATATTGAAAATACTGACGAGGTTATATAAGATGAAAATAAGTTAGTTTGTTTAAACAACAAACTAATAGGTGATGTACTTACTATATGAAATAAAATGCATCTGTATTTGAATGAATTTATTTTTAAGGGGGAAATCACATGGCTCAATCTCATTCCAGTTCAATCAACTATTTTGGAAGCGCAAACAAAGTGGTTTACGAAGGGAAAGATTCGACTAATCCTTTAGCATTTAAATATTATAATCCTCAAGAAGTAATCGGCGGAAAAACGCTGAAAGAGCATTTGCGATTTTCTATTGCCTATTGGCATACATTTACTGCTGATGGTACAGACGTTTTTGGAGCAGCTACGATGCAAAGACCATGGGATCACTATAAAGGCATGGATCTAGCGAAGATGAGAGTAGAAGCAGCATTTGAGATGTTTGAAAAACTAGATGCACCATTCTTTGCTTTTCATGACCGGGATATTGCACCAGAAGGCAGTACGCTAAAAGAGACAAACCAAAATTTAGATATGATCATGGGCATGATTAAAGATTACATGAGAAATAGCGGCGTTAAGCTATTATGGAATACAGCAAACATGTTTACGAATCCCCGTTTCGTCCATGGTGCCGCGACTTCTTGCAATGCAGATGTGTTTGCGTATGCTGCAGCACAAGTGAAAAAAGGGTTAGAAACAGCAAAAGAGCTTGGCGCTGAGAACTATGTATTTTGGGGCGGCCGTGAAGGATATGAAACATTGTTAAATACCGATTTAAAATTTGAGCTTGATAATTTGGCTAGATTTATGCATATGGCAGTGGATTATGCGAAGGAAATCGGGTACACAGGGCAGTTTTTGATTGAGCCAAAACCAAAAGAGCCGACCACCCATCAATACGATACAGATGCAGCAACAACCATTGCCTTTTTGAAGCAATATGGCTTAGACAATCATTTTAAATTAAATCTTGAAGCCAATCATGCCACATTAGCCGGGCATACATTCGAACATGAATTACGCATGGCAAGAGTACATGGTCTGCTTGGCTCTGTTGACGCAAACCAGGGTCATCCTCTTTTAGGCTGGGACACGGATGAATTTCCGACGGATTTATATTCTACGACATTAGCAATGTACGAAATCCTGCAAAATGGCGGCCTTGGAAGCGGCGGATTAAACTTTGACGCGAAGGTCAGAAGATCTTCTTTCGAGCCTGATGATCTAATATATGCCCATATTGCAGGGATGGATGCATTTGCAAGAGGATTGAAAGTTGCCCACAAATTAATCGAAGATCGTGTGTTTGAAGATGTGATTCAACATCGTTACCGCAGCTTTACTGAAGGGATTGGTCTTGAAATTATAGAAGGAAGAGCTAATTTCCACACACTTGAGCAATATGCGCTAAATCATAAATCAATTAAAAACGAATCTGGAAGACAGGAGAAATTAAAAGCGATATTGAACCAATACATTTTAGAAGTATAACAGGATAAGCTCCAGATCCTGCTATCAATACCAAGTCACTGAATTACCCGTCATGATTCCTTTCCTATTGCTTGTTGTTATGACGGGTAACTTCTATAATTAGGATTTATTTAGAGTGAATGGTTTTTTAAAAGGGCAAGGAGTGAAAAAATGAAGTATGTCATTGGAATAGATCTTGGAACGAGTGCTGTTAAAACCATTTTAGTTAACCAAAACGGCAAGGTTTGTGCAGAAACGTCCAAAAGGTATCCGCTCATCCAAGAGAAGGCGGGATATAGTGAGCAAAATCCTGAAGACTGGGTTCAGCAAACAATTGAAGCATTGGCTGAATTGGTTTCTATATCCAATGTTCAAGCCAAGGATATTGACGGGATAAGCTATTCGGGACAAATGCATGGATTAGTACTGCTTGACCAAGATCGTCAGGTGTTACGTAATGCAATTCTTTGGAATGATACCAGAACAACGCCTCAATGTATAAGGATGACCGAGAAATTTGGCGATCATCTTCTTGACATCACAAAAAACCGTGTTTTAGAAGGGTTTACATTACCTAAAATGTTATGGGTAAAGGAACATGAACCTGAACTTTTTAAAAAAACTGCTGTGTTTTTGCTTCCGAAAGACTACGTGCGATTCCGTATGACCGGTGTCATTCACACCGAATACTCCGATGCAGCAGGAACTTTACTTTTACATATTACTCGCAAGGAGTGGAGCAATGATATTTGCAATCAAATTGGTATTTCTGCAGATATTTGTCCTCCGCTTGTTGAATCTCATGATTGTGTAGGATCGCTGCTTCCGCACGTTGCCGCGAAGACCGGGCTATTAGAAAAAACAAAAGTGTACGCTGGGGGAGCAGATAATGCTTGCGGCGCTATTGGAGCAGGTATCCTTTCTTCCGGAAAAACATTATGCAGTATT from Bacillus subtilis subsp. subtilis str. 168 encodes the following:
- the ynaG gene encoding conserved hypothetical protein; defective phage region (Evidence 4: Unknown function but conserved in other organisms), translated to MNVKKAAAVFSITIPIISAILIINFFTGFMSIPWQGMPVFFPLLLSPIGIILAFVSIKTNKRCAVYGIVLNAIMFPFPFFWFIGGALLFGV
- the ynzI gene encoding conserved hypothetical protein; defective phage region (Evidence 4: Unknown function but conserved in other organisms), which produces MDRKKDEIQRKYREQMREKKEREKEDGSSHTFEIVVVLAIIILMFFFNSVFKAF
- the ynaI gene encoding conserved hypothetical protein; defective phage region (Evidence 4: Unknown function but conserved in other organisms), yielding MKLYNEFINIAKTFNKELDIIPLLYGSLGLEKVTGLDFSPEDIDLLIPLIFLEEKWEKLKKVMELHGYKMVDLHEHEFKKTNTKIGISYIEDLKPFADVDYNNLEIFEDGGAKYHLLTIDDYLKIYKKSLLDGYRRRKKNHKDQSKINILNKLIRN
- the xynP gene encoding H+-xyloside symporter (Evidence 2a: Function from experimental evidences in other organisms; PubMedId: 15849754, 16684115, 16850406, 17183216, 20406496; Product type t : transporter), whose translation is MLSENVKKISMVEKVGYASGDFACNLIYATVSTYLLFFYTDVFGLSAAAAGTMFLVVRIIDALADPFIGTIVDRTNSRFGRFRPYLLFGAFPFVILAILCFTTPDFSDMGKLIYAYITYVGLSLTYTTINVPYGALTSAMTRNNQEVVSITSVRMLFANLGGLVVAFFVPLLAAYLSDTSGNESLGWQLTMGILGMIGGCLLIFCFKSTKERVTLQKSEEKIKFTDIFEQFRVNRPLVVLSIFFIIIFGVNSISNSVGIYYVTYNLEREDLVKWYGLIGSLPALVILPFIPRLHQFLGKKKLLNYALLLNIIGLLALLFVPPSNVYLILVCRLIAAAGSLTAGGYMWALIPETIEYGEYRTGKRMGGLIYAIIGFFFKFGMALGGVVPGLVLDKFGYVANQAQTPAALMGILITTTIIPVFLLVLALIDINFYNLDEKKYKNMVRELENRDKVYLDHIDDFKA
- the xynB gene encoding xylan beta-1,4-xylosidase (Evidence 1c: Function from experimental evidences in the studied genus; PubMedId: 2440680, 6413490, 7816035, 9286998, 9973552, 16684115, 28066362; Product type e: enzyme); the protein is MKITNPVLKGFNPDPSICRAGEDYYIAVSTFEWFPGVQIHHSKDLVNWHLVAHPLQRVSQLDMKGNPNSGGVWAPCLSYSDGKFWLIYTDVKVVDGAWKDCHNYLVTCETINGDWSEPIKLNSSGFDASLFHDTDGKKYLLNMLWDHRIDRHSFGGIVIQEYSDKEQKLIGKPKVIFEGTDRKLTEAPHLYHIGNYYYLLTAEGGTRYEHAATIARSANIEGPYEVHPDNPILTSWHDPGNPLQKCGHASIVQTHTDEWYLAHLTGRPIHPDDDSIFQQRGYCPLGRETAIQKLYWKDEWPYVVGGKEGSLEVDAPSIPETIFEATYPEVDEFEDSTLNINFQTLRIPFTNELGSLTQAPNHLRLFGHESLTSTFTQAFVARRWQSLHFEAETAVEFYPENFQQAAGLVNYYNTENWTALQVTHDEELGRILELTICDNFSFSQPLNNKIVIPREVKYVYLRVNIEKDKYYYFYSFNKEDWHKIDIALESKKLSDDYIRGGGFFTGAFVGMQCQDTSGNHIPADFRYFRYKEK
- the xylR gene encoding transcriptional regulator (Evidence 2a: Function from experimental evidences in other organisms; PubMedId: 1588910, 1719948, 2544559, 7559331; Product type r: regulator), producing the protein MDIADQTFVKKVNQKLLLKEILKNSPISRAKLSEMTGLNKSTVSSQVNTLMKESMVFEIGQGQSSGGRRPVMLVFNKKAGYSVGIDVGVDYINGILTDLEGTIVLDQYRHLESNSPEITKDILIDMIHHFITQMPQSPYGLIGIGICVPGLIDKDQKIVFTPNSNWRDIDLKSSIQEKYNVPVFIENEANAGAYGEKVFGAAKNHDNIIYVSISTGIGIGVIINNHLYRGVSGFSGEMGHMTIDFNGPKCSCGNRGCWELYASEKALLKSLQTKEKKLSYQDIINLAHLNDIGTLNALQNFGFYLGIGLTNILNTFNPQAVILRNSIIESHPMVLNSMRSEVSSRVYSQLGNSYELLPSSLGQNAPALGMSSIVIDHFLDMITM
- the xylA gene encoding xylose isomerase (Evidence 1a: Function from experimental evidences in the studied strain; PubMedId: 7663444, 8132469; Product type e: enzyme), which translates into the protein MAQSHSSSINYFGSANKVVYEGKDSTNPLAFKYYNPQEVIGGKTLKEHLRFSIAYWHTFTADGTDVFGAATMQRPWDHYKGMDLAKMRVEAAFEMFEKLDAPFFAFHDRDIAPEGSTLKETNQNLDMIMGMIKDYMRNSGVKLLWNTANMFTNPRFVHGAATSCNADVFAYAAAQVKKGLETAKELGAENYVFWGGREGYETLLNTDLKFELDNLARFMHMAVDYAKEIGYTGQFLIEPKPKEPTTHQYDTDAATTIAFLKQYGLDNHFKLNLEANHATLAGHTFEHELRMARVHGLLGSVDANQGHPLLGWDTDEFPTDLYSTTLAMYEILQNGGLGSGGLNFDAKVRRSSFEPDDLIYAHIAGMDAFARGLKVAHKLIEDRVFEDVIQHRYRSFTEGIGLEIIEGRANFHTLEQYALNHKSIKNESGRQEKLKAILNQYILEV
- the xylB gene encoding xylulose kinase (Evidence 2a: Function from experimental evidences in other organisms; PubMedId: 1660563, 8866023, 27467131; Product type e: enzyme) — translated: MKYVIGIDLGTSAVKTILVNQNGKVCAETSKRYPLIQEKAGYSEQNPEDWVQQTIEALAELVSISNVQAKDIDGISYSGQMHGLVLLDQDRQVLRNAILWNDTRTTPQCIRMTEKFGDHLLDITKNRVLEGFTLPKMLWVKEHEPELFKKTAVFLLPKDYVRFRMTGVIHTEYSDAAGTLLLHITRKEWSNDICNQIGISADICPPLVESHDCVGSLLPHVAAKTGLLEKTKVYAGGADNACGAIGAGILSSGKTLCSIGTSGVILSYEEEKERDFKGKVHFFNHGKKDSFYTMGVTLAAGYSLDWFKRTFAPNESFEQLLQGVEAIPIGANGLLYTPYLVGERTPHADSSIRGSLIGMDGAHNRKHFLRAIMEGITFSLHESIELFREAGKSVHTVVSIGGGAKNDTWLQMQADIFNTRVIKLENEQGPAMGAAMLAAFGSGWFESLEECAEQFIREAAAFYPKAQNVQKYKTLFDLYKNIYTHTKDLNTALKSFRKN